GACGGTGTAACCGTCGTCCGTGGTGGCGAACTTCCAGCCCTCGGGGCCGTCCTTGTACGTCACGTCGGACGGGGCGATGCCCTTGGGCAGGATCACCCGGAGCTGGGTGATGCCGGCGGACGCCGACTCCGACTCGGCGGTGAAGGTGAGTTCGACGTCCTGGGCGAGGGCCTGGGCGCCGTCGGCCTCGACCTCCACATGGGCGGCGGCCGGAACGGCGCTGAGCAGGACGGCGGTTGCCGCGGCCGCGGCGGCGACGGCGAGGCGGCGAGTGGTGCGGGACATGGGTGTCTCCAGGCAGGGGGGTGCGCCGGGGCGGCGTGAACAGGCCTCCCGGCTGGGTCAGTTGGCTTCGGCCGACCCGGACGCGGGAGGACCGCGCCGTACCACCGCATACGCGAGCACCGGACCGGTGGCCGCGGACCATCCGGTCTCCATCGGCACGAGCACCGGCGGCCAAAGCCGCACCGCCGTCCGGGGCCGTGTGAACAACGCGCGCGCCGCGGCGACATGGGCACGCGCCGCGTCGAACACCGCGGCCACGCCACGCGCGACGGTCCAGCACGCCGCGTCCGCGCGGTGCAGCAGCACCGCGACGAGCACGGCGGCCACGGCGTGGGCCGCCGCCATCGCCACGGAGTCGTACGAGGCCGAGTGGGCGTCCCGCATGTGGTGACCGTGCTGGTGAGCGGGCGGCTGCGCGTGCGCGCCGAGGGTCAGCCACAGGTGCAGCCCGGACTGGCCTACGACACTGCAGGCCACGACCGTTCCCATGCGCCGGGGACGCCGTATGCCGACCAGCCCCAGACCGAAGAGCGCGGCGGCCACGGCCGAGCCCTGCGCCCACGGCACGGCGCCCTCGGCGGCCAGATGATGCGCGCTGACCCCCAGCACCGTGCCGACGACGGCGAACACCGCGGCCCGCAGAACGGGCAGGGGCGCTGGACGGTGTGTGGCGGGTTGGGGCATGACCTGCTCATCTTGGGCCATGGGTCGCCCGGCGCGCAGGCCGGTCGGTAAATGAGACGGACGCCTCGGCCCGGTCAGCGCGTCACAGCTTGAAGACCACGCCGCGCCACGTCCATCCCGCGCCGAGGACCGCCGCGCGCAGTGGGTCCTTGAGTTCCGCGGGGTCGAAGCGGAACACCTCCGTCCTGTGCCTCCGGCCGTCCTCCCCGCGCTCGTACGTCCATTGCCGGCTGACCGCGGAGACCTGCCCGCGCGAGTACTCGCGCGAGATGGCCAGCCGGGGCGTCTCCCCGACCCAGGTGACCTGCCACTGCTCGTCGACCGCCCGCACCTCCTGGTCGTCCGGGACCAGGCGCATCCGCGTCCGGAGCGTCGACGTGAGCTGGGTGCGGGCGAAGAAGGTGTGCCAGGCGGGTTCCTCGATCCGCCACTCCGCGACCAGGTCGGCGCGCTCGTCGGGCCGGGCGTTGCGCACGACGCACGGCGCGTCGGGCCTGTTGACGGCGAGCAGCGCGGCCCGGACCTCCTCGGCGGAACGCGAGGCGATGCCGCGGTCGGGGTGGCGAGTGCCGGTCAGCTTGTCGAAAAGGCCCATCGGGTCAAAGTACGGAACCAGAACGTACGGCGCCGCCTTGATTTCGCTACAAGTTCCGAAATTATTCGCGACGGCTCCGTGCATATGGCCGAAATGCATGCCTCGTAGCTTCGTCATCGGGTCCGCCGGACCGAAAACGCTACTTCCCCCTGAAATTCCAGGAGCCCAAGGTGCCCAACCTCTCCAGACGCGGTGCCCTGAAGCTGACCGCCGGCATGGCCGTCCTCGGCACCCTCGGCCTCACCGGCTGCGGACGCGAGGACGGCGCCGCCGCCGCGAAGTCCTCCGCCTCGCCCGTCGGGGACTCGCCGGCCACCGGAACCGTCACGGTGTGGGCCGCGCAGGGCGACGCCGATGTGCTCGACAAGGTCATCAAGCCGTTCAAGAGCGCCAACCCCGACGTCACCGTGAAGTTCACGCTGATCCCGAACGCCGACTACTACACCAAGCTGCAGTCGGCGGTCGCGGCGGGCAAGGGGCCCGACATCGCCCAGTTCTTCCCCGAGTCGCAGGCCCAGTTCCTCGACCCGTCGATCCTCCAGCCGGTGCCGGACGGCCTCGTCGACCCGAACAGCTTCTTCAAGAGCCTCTGGGACGCGGGCGTCGTCGACGACGTGGCCTACACGGTGCCCTGGTACGCCTACACGTACGCCCTCGTGTACCGCTCCGATCTGGCCAAGAAGGCGGGCGTCGAGGCGCCGGCCACATGGGACGAGATGGTGCCGTTCTTCAGGGCCCTCCAGAGCGCCGGCGCCAGGCACGGTCTCGCGGCCGACATCGGGTGGGACATCTTCAACGGCCAGGACGTCGCGATGTACGCATGGCAGGCGGGCGGCTCGCTGCTCTCCTCCGGCGGGAAGTGGACCCTCGACACCCCGGCGATGATCGACGCGCTCAAGTACAACGCGTCGTTCTTCACCTCGGGCGTCGCCGACACCGCCACGCCCACCTTCCTCGACGCGCAGCCGTACTTCGTCAGCGGGAAGACCGCCACGATGATCACCGGCCCATGGGTGGTCGGCCAGCTCGACACCGCCGCGAAGAAGGACGGCTGGACCGCGTCCCACGTCGCCACCGCACCCCTGCCGGCAGGCTCCTCGGGCAGCGTCTCCTTCTCCGCCGGCGGCAGCTGGGGCGTCCTCGCGGACAGCGGCAACGCCGACGCCTCGTGGAAGCTCGTCCGGCACATAGCGCAGCCGAGCACCCAGGTCGCGCAGTACAAGGCGTACAGCTCGCTGCCCGCGGTGGTCTCCGCCTGGGACGACCCCGCGATCAAGGGGCAGCCGCTCCTCGGCGCCTTCCTCACGCAGCTCAAGAACACCCGGACGTTCCCGCAGGTCAGCACCTGGCAGCAGGTCGCGACCCGGATCGGCAAGGAGATGGAGGCCGTCGCCAGGGGTACGTCGACCGCGGAGAAGGCCGCCGCGGGCATCCAGTCGTACGCCGACAGCCTCGGCACGGGCGCGAAGTGAGCCGCCCATGACCACCACCTCTGTCGCCCGGCCCCGGCGGCGCGCCCGTCGTACCGCCGTCGCCTGGCTGTTCCTCGCGCCGTTCGCCGTGGTGTTCCTGGTCTACACGGCCATCCCCACCGTCGCCGCGCTCGGCTTCAGCCTCACCGATCTGCGGGGCACCGACCTCAAGCATCCGTTCGCGGTCGACTTCACCGGCCTGGACAACTTCGTCCGGCTGTTCCAGGACGACAGCTTCCTGCGCGACATCCTGAACACCGCCCTGTTCGTGGCCGTCGGCGTGCCGCTGACCATGGCCATCGGCTTCGCCCTGGCCGTGGCGCTGAACTCCGGCATCCGCCGACTGCGCGGCACCTTCCGCACGCTGTTCTTCGCGCCGGTCGTCACCAACGTCGTGGCGGTCGCCCTGATCTGGCAGTACGCCTTCTACGCCGACGGCACCGTCAACAGAGGGCTCGACGCGGTCGGGCTCGCCGGACCGAACTGGCTGGACGACCCGAACCTCGCCATGCCCGTGGTCATCCTGCTCGGCGTCTGGCGCAACTTCGGCACCGCGATGGTGCTGTTCCTCGCCGGTCTGCAGGCCATACCGGACGACGTGTACGAGGCCGCCTCCCTCGACGGGGCGGGAAAGTGGCGGCAGCTGAGGCACATCACCCTGCCGCTGCTGCTGCCCACCACTCTGATGGTGTCGGTGCTGCTGACCGTCTTCTACCTCCAGGTCTTCGACGAGCCCTATCTGCTCACGGACGGCGGCCCGCTCGGCTCCACCGAGTCCGTGGCGCTGTACACCTACCACCAGTTCGGGGCAGGCGAGTTCGGGATGTCCTCGGCCGCGTCCTTCGTGATGCTCGTCCTGGTGGCCCTGGTGAGTCTTGTCCAGTTCCGACTGCTGAGGCCCCGCACATGACCGCTCTCGCCGCGTTGCGGAACACGTCCACCACCACCGACCTCCTCGCGCCACGCCGCCGGCCCGTGGCCCGGCCACTGCTGTACGGCGCCCTGGTGCTGTGCGCGCTCCTCACGACGCTGCCCTTCTTCTGGGTGCTCAGCGGCTCGCTGCGCAGCCTCGACGAGATCCGCTCCGACCCCGGCGCCTGGCTCCCGCACCACGTCACCTTCGACAACTTCCTGCGGCTGTTCCGCACCGAGGGTTTCGGCCAGTTCATGGTCAACAGCGTGGTGGTCGCGGCCATCGTCGTGGCCGGCAACATCGTCGCGGCGTCGGCCGCCGGATACGCCCTCGCCAAGCTCGACTTCGCGGGCAAGAGGCTCGCGTTCGGCGCGGTCATGGCGGCGATGATGGTGCCGTTCACCGCGGTGTTCGTCACCCAGTTCGTGATCACCGTCGACCTCGGTCTCGCGGACACCCTCACCGGGATCGCGCTGCCCGGCGTGGCGATGCCGCTGTCCGTCTTCATCATGCGGCAGTACGCGATGTCGATCCCCGACGAACTCCTCGAAGCGGCCCGGATCGACGGCGCGGGCGAGTTCCGGATCTTCTTCAGGATCTTCCTGCCGCTGTCCGGCCCCGCTGTCGCGACGATCACGATCATGTCGTTCCTCGCCTCGTGGAACAACTTCATCTGGCCGCTCATCGTCGCCCAGAGCATGGACACCTACACCCTGCCGGTGGGCCTCGCCGCCACCAGTCAGGCGGCCGCCAACGTCAAGGACTACGGTCTGCTCCTCGCCGGTGCGATCGTCGTGATGCTGCCGGTGCTCCTGCTCTTCCTGTTCCTCCAGCGCTACTTCGTGCAGGGCATCTCGGGAACGGGAATGCGGTGAGCGTGATGAACTCCCTTGCCGCGCCGGGCGAGCCGGTCACCGTGCACGCTCCCGCCGGCAGGATCACCGGTCGCCGCCACCGTCAGGTACGCCGCTTCCTCGGCATCCCCTACGCCCAACCACCCACGGGCGCACGCCGGTTCGCCGCGCCCGTCCCACGCGGCCGGTTCCCGGAGCCGTACGACGCCTCCCGGCACGGCCCGACCGCCCAGCGCGTGCCGCTGTTCGCCACGACCACCGTGCCCGAGCCGTCGGTGCCGGGGGACGACGTGCTGAACCTCGGCGTCGTCGCCCCGGCCGCGGACGACGACCGCGGGCCCTTCCCGGTCATGGTGTGGATCCACGGAGGCGGGTTCCTCGCGGGGAGTCCGGCCAGCCCCTGGTACGACGGCCGGGCCTTCGCCCGCGACGGCGTCGTCTGCGTCACCGTCGGCTACCGGCTCGGTGTCGACGGATTCGCCGTCCTGGACGACGTCCCCACCAACCTGGGGCTGCGGGACCTGCTGCTCGCCCTCGACTGGGTGCGGGAGAACATCGCCGCCTTCGGGGGCGATCCGGACCGGGTGACCGTCGCCGGGCAGTCGGCCGGGGGCGCGGCGGTGCTCGCGCTGCTCTCGTCGCCGGCCGGCCGCGGCCGCTTCCAGCGGGCGGTCAGTATGTCCGGCGGGTTCTTCGAACCACGCGCGGTACGCGCGTTCCTGGGGCGGCTGGGGGAGCGGCTCGGTGTGCCCGCGACGCGAGCCGGATTCGGCACCCGCGGCGTGGCGGACCTCCAGCGGGCCGTCCTCGACCTGCGGGACGAGGGAGACGACGACGGGCCCGTGCTGGGCCCGTTCGTCGGCGACGACATCCTGCCGGTACCGGTCGCCCAGGGGCTCGGCGTGCACGGGCACGACGTGCCCTTGCTGCTCGGCGCGACGGGGGACGAGTTCGACAGCGGCCCGGGTCCCGTGCGCGGAGCCCGCGCGGCAGGCACCCGCCGCACCGACACCCTGTTCCGCGCCGCATGCCCGCGCGCCGCGGCAGCCCGTCGCGCCGCCCGCGCCGGCACCTGGTTGTACTCCTTCGAATGGCCCTCGCCCGTGCTCGGCGGTGCCGCGCACTGCGTCGACATCCCGTACTTCTTCGACGTACTCGACGCGGGCGGGACCGCCGAGGCCCTCGGCACCGAACCGCCCCGGGAGCTGGCCACTTCGATGCACGCCGACCTGGTCGCGTTCCTCCACGGCGAGGAACCGGACTGGGGGCGTGCGACCGGGGTGCCCGGCGACCCGGCGCGCGAGTACGGCCGTAGCGGTGCACCGCTGGTGGCCGACACCACGGGCGTGTTCGATCCCGTCGTACGGCCGCTGCCCGAGGCGGCGGGGACGTGCTGATGTCGGGGATGAACCAGAGCGCCGTCCGGCGCGTCAACACCTCGGTCGTCCTGCGTGCGCTGGCGGTGTCGGCCGGGCCGACGACGCTGACCGCGCTGGCCGGTCAGGCCGGGCTGTCCCGCCGTACCATCGAACTCATCCTGGACTCGCTCGTCGAGGCCGGCTGGGTGGCGGAGTTGGACCGGCTGCCGATCAGCGGCTCCGCGGGGCGCCCCGCCCGGCGGTACGAACTACGCGCCGAACACGCCTTGTTGGCGGCCGTCTGCATCACCACCTCGGGCGCGTCCGCGGTCGTCGCCGATGTGCGCGGACGCATTCTCGGCCGGGCCGAGGGGCCACTGCGCGCCTACCAGGACCCGCAGGTCACCCTCGACGACGCGGCGGCGTTGGTCCTTCGGGCACTCGACGACGCGGGCGGGTCGGTGGACCGGCTGCGTGCCGGAGCGGTCGCGGGCGGTGGTGCCATCGACGACGAGGGAGTCGTACGGCGGCTGGTGCACACGAAGCTCTGGGAAGGCGTGCGCCTGCCCGAGGAGCTCCAACGGCGCATCCCGATGCCGTGGTTCGCGGACAACGACACCAACCTCGGTGCGCTCGCGGAGCGTTGGCGGGGTGTGGCCGGAGACCACGACAACGTCGTCTGGGCGATCCTCGGCAATCGCACCGGTCTCGGCATCCTGATACGGGGCGCCGTGCACCGCGGTCTCGACGGTGCGGCGGGTGAGATCGTCGAGGCGCGGTCGATACCGACGGCCTCGGTCGAGAACCACCCGGTGGCCTGGCTGAGTTCACCCGAACCGGCACAGCGGGCGGTCGCCCTGGCCCGCTGCGAGGCCGCCAGGGCGGGTGATGCGTCCGCGCTCGCGGAGGTCGACGAGTTCGTGGAGAACATGGCGTCGATCCTCACCATCCTGTCGTGGACGGTCGCCCCCTCGCTCATCGTGCTCGGCGGCGGTCTGGAGGACGCGGCCGACGTGCTGCTGCCCCGGGTGCGGGAGGCGATGCGCGACGCCCGCGCCCCCGAGATCGAACTGCGCGCCACCGTCCTGGGCCGTGACGCGGCCCTGGTCGGCGCCGTGAAACTGGCCCTCGACCGCATGGACACCGAACTGTTCGGCCCGCTCGTCCCGCGCGCCTGACCCGCCCCCCCCCACAGCTCGCCCCCCACCCGCACCCGTGGCACAACACATGGAGTCTCACCTTGACCGACACCCCCCGCACCGACGTCCTCGTCGTGGGCAGCGGCATCATGGGATCCGTCGTGGCCCGACAGCTGCGCGACAGCGATCCGGCGCTGCGCATCACCATGGTGGACGGCGGCAGCACGATCGGCGCGGCTCCCGGCCTGCACCTGCACGACCTCGACGACCCGGACCTGTGGGCCCGCTACAACGAACGCGTCGCCACCGGCATCCAGGGCATGTACACCGGCGCCGAGGTGGTGCGCGAGATCGCGGGCAGCCTCGCCGGTCTGACGCCCGGCATGTTCCACGCCCTGGCCTTCGGCGAGGACGCCGAGGCGATGCCCCAGGCGGCGCTCGCCTGGAACGCGGGCGGCATGGGCGTCCACTGGACCGCCGCGACCCCCTGGCCCGCCGGGGACGAGGTGTTCGACTACGGTGACCCGGCCTGCTGGGCGACGGACCTGGACACCGCGCGCCGGCTCCTCGCCGTCACGCCCGCCGCGATCGGCCCGACCCAGGTCGGCAGCAGGGTCCTCGACATCCTGCGCCGACGCTTCGACGGCGTGGGACCGCACGACCGGCGACCGCAGCCCATGCCCATGGCCGTCACCCCGACCGCGTCGGGCCCCATGCCCCGCACGGCTCCGGGGACGATCTTCCCCGCCCTCGCGACCGGCGGCGACCGCGCCTTCACCCTGCTGACCGGCACGCTCGCGACCTCCCTCCTCATCACGGACGGCCGGGTCACCGGCGCCCGGCTGCGCCGCGTCGCCGACGGCGCCGAGTCCGAACTCCACGCCGACACCGTGGTGGTGTGCGCCGATGCCCTGCGCACCCCGCAACTGCTGTTCGCCTCGGGCATCCGGCCCCCCGCGCTCGGCCGCCGCCTCAACGAGCACGCGTTCATCACCGCCCGCGTCCTGCTCGACCTCGACCGGTTCGGCATCGACCTCGACACCCTGCCCCTGCCGCGTCCCGGCGAGTTCAGCACCGACTCGCTCTGGCTGCCGCACAACGGCTCGGCCCAGCCGTTCCACGGCCAGATCATGAACCGCACCTACGTCGACGACGGCGGCCGCCCCCTCGCCCACTCCGTGGGCCTGTCCCTGTACGCCCCCGTCGAGTCCCGCCCCGAGAACCGGCTCGTGTTCTCCGACACCGAGACCGACCTCGCCGGAATGCCCCGGATCACCGTCGAGTTCGGCTACTCCGACACCGACCGCACCCTGATCGACCGGGCCCTGGCCGAAGTCCGTTCGCTGGCCGGGGAGTTCGGCGCCTTCGACCCGGCGACCGAGAGCTCGCTGCTCCCGCCCGGCTCGTCCCTGCACCAGACCGGCACCGTCCGCTCCGGCACGGCCGACGACGGCACCAGCGTGTGCGACCCGGACGGCAGGGTGTGGGGCTACGACAACCTGTACCTCGCCGGAAACGGCGTCATCCCCACCGCGATGGCCGCCAACGTCACCCTGACCGGCGCGGTGACCGCCATCCGGGCCGCCCGCGCCGTGACCGTACGCAACTCCGCACTCGCCGCCCACTGACAGGAAGCCCCACCGTGATCGACATCGCCAAGCAGTTCCACCTGGCCCTGCCGGCCTGGATCGACGACGAACTGGCCGACGTGCCCGCCGTCGTCCCCGGCCGCGACGAGCGGATGCGCCTCGTCCACCGGCTGGCCGACCGCAACTGGCGCGAGGGCAACGGCGGCCCGTTCGCCGCCCTGGTCGCCGAACGGGACACCGGCCGGATCGTCTCCGTCGGTGTGAACGTCGTCCTCGCCTCCGGCGTCTCCAGCGCCCACGCCGAGGTCCTCGCGCTCGGCCTCGCCCAGACGGCGACCGGCGGCTGGGACCTCGGCGGCGACGGGCTCCCCGCCCATGAGCTGGTCGTCAACTGGCGTCCCTGCATCCAGTGTTACGGCGCCACCATGTGGTCCGGCGTGCGCGGACTCGTCGTCGCCGGCGAGGGCCCGGAACTGGAGGTGATCACCACCTTCGACGAGGGCCCGCTCGGCGCGGACTGGGCGCAGCAGTTCGCGGCACGCGGCATCGAGGTCGTGGGCGATGTGCTCCGGGACGAGGCTCTCGCCGTGTTCCGCGCCTATCGCAAGGCCGTCGACGAGGGCGACGGCGTCGTCTACAACGCCCGCGGAGGTGCCGAATGACGGCGCCGCGTTTCGCGACCGACATCATCACCTTCTACCACCCCGACTTCTGGGGTCTCGCCTCGGCGGACGCCGTACGCGAATGGGCCCTGGCACACCCGGGGCTCTTCTGGGCCCGGGTCATGGACGCCCTGGCCGACGCCGGTGTCACCGGCATCGAGCTGACCTTCGCCCCCGGCGACATCGACTCCGCCCTGCGCGCCTTCGGCAGTGCCCCCGCGTTCCGCGGCGAGCTCGCGGCCCGGGGCCTGTCCGTCGTGAGCGCGTTCATCGCGGGCAGCGACGCGCCCGACTGGCGGCACGGCGACAACCTGCCCGCGATCGTCGCCGACGCCGAACGCCGGGCGGCCTTCCTCGCCGAGACCGGCGGTGAACTCCTCGTCGCCGGGCTGCCGATGCGGACGACGTACGGGACCCGGCCGCCGTTCTTCGTCGACGCCGTCTACATGACCCGCATGGCCGACATCGCGCATGCCGTCGGCGAGGCCGTAGCCCGGCACGGCGTGAAGCTCGCCTTCCACACCGAGTCCCACAGCACGCTCTGGTACGAGCGGGACATCGACCTGTTCATGGCTCTGACCGACCCGCGCTACGTGTGGCTGTGCCCCGACTCCTGCCACATCGCCCTCGGCGGCGGCGACCCGGTGGCCGTCGCCCACCGCCACGCCCCGCGGATCGCGCTGGCCCACTGGAAGGACGCGGTACGCCCGATCGACGTCCACCTCACCGTCGACGACACCATCTACGCGCAACAGCAGCCGTACATGACCGAACTCGGCGACGGCATCGTGGACTGGCCGGGCTGGGCCGCGGCGATGTCCCGCACGCCGGGCGCCGGCACCGTACTGATCGAGTTGGACGAGGCGGCCGATCCCGTGGCCGCGCTCCGGGCGGGAACGGCTGTGGCGAGGGCCGCGTGGAGCGCGAACGCCTAACATGGGCGGATGTCCCTCGACCTCTTCGCAGGCATTGCGGTCAGCGACTACACAGCGGCCCTGGCCTGGTACGAACAACTCCTCGGCACCCCACCGGCGTTCTTCCCGAACGACACGGAGGCCGTCTGGGAGCTGGCGGAACACCGCTACATCTACATCGAGCACCTCCCCGCCCGCGCCGGCAACGCCCTGAACACCCTCTTCGTCGACGACCTCGACACCCGCGTCGCCGCCATCGCCGACCGGGGCCTGGAACCCACGAAGCGCGAGACGTACTCCAACGGCGTCCGCAAGATCACCTACCACGACCCGGACGGCAACGAGATCGGGCTCGGGGGCGGCCCCGCACCGACGTAGTGCGCGGGGAAGCCCCGAGTAAGAGCTCTACGTGAACCCCCAGCAGGCCCTGCCGCCCCTCTGGATCTTGTGTGTAGCGTCCAGCCTTGTGTCGAGCGGCGGTCGCGCAACCGCCGTTCTACGCGCGCAGATTCGGCGCCCGCACCGCCTCCCGCTCCCCCCACCCCGGAGGTTCACCGCATGCTCGGCCTCGGCAACTCCCCCCGCAGATTCACCACCGCCGTCACCGTGTTCGGACTGCTCGCCACCGGCGCCGCGGTCCAGGCTTCCACCGCCGGTCCGGCGGCAGCCGCCACCACGCACCGCGTCCTGTTCGACAACGCGCACGCCGAGACGGCCGGCAACGCCGACTGGATCGTCTCCACCAGCCAGCCCGACCCGACCGGCGAGGACTCCTCGCCCTCCGGCGAGACGGACTGGACGGGCGCGCTGTCTTCTTGGGGCGTGGCACTCCAGAAGACCGGCGACTACGCGCTCGACACCCTGCCGTCGGGCGCCGCCCTCACCTACGGCGGCTCCTCGGCGACCGACCTGTCGAACTTCGACACCCTCGTCCTGCCGGAGCCCAACACGCTGTTCACGACCGCCGAGAAGACGGCGATCATGAACTTCGTGAAGAACGGCGGCGGCCTGTTCATGATCTCCGACCACACCGGCGCCGACCGCAACAACGACGGCGAGGACGCGGTCGAGATCCTCAACGACCTGATGACGAACAACAGCGTCGACTCCACCGACCCGTTCGGCCTGTCCATCGACTCGCTCAGCATCAGCTCCGGCTACCCCGCGGCGATCAGCGACAGCACCGACCCGGTGCTGCACGGCTCCTTCGGCACCGTCACCAAGAGCCTGATCGCCAGCGGTACGACGGCCACCCTCAAGCCCGCCGACAACTCGGCCGTCAAGGGGCTGCTCTACCGCAGCGGTTACTCCGGCACCACCGGAGCCTTCTTCGCGACCAGCACCTTCGGCAGTGGAAAGATCGCCTTCTGGGGCGACAGCTCCCCGATCGACGACGGCACCGGCCAGTCCGGCAACACGCTCTACGACGGCTGGAACGACACCGGCGCCACCAACGCGGCGCTGGCGCTGAACGCCACCGCGTGGCTGTCCTCGTGACACCGGCCCGCTGAGCTCGCACAGCTGAGCTCGCACAAGCGGGATGGCGGGTGCGGTCCCGGAAGCCTTCCCGGGACCGCACCCGCCATCGGCTCACTCGGTTCAGGAGAGGCGGTGCACGAGCTGGGTGGTCAGCTCGTAACGGGCCCCTACGACGGCCAGTTCACCGGCGGCCACCTTCGCGGCCAGGTCGGGCTCCGCGGCGATGCGGGAGCGGACGGCTCGGACGTTGGCGTCGATGGTCGCGTCGACGCGGGCCGCCCCGTCCTTGGTGCGGTCTATGTTCGGTCGTATCTGGTCGGCCAAGTACTGGATGTGGGCGGGCAGTTGCGCGCCGGAGACGTCGGTCTCGACGGCGGCCTTCACGGCGCCGCAGGACTGGTGCCCCAGGACCAGCACCAGCGGGATGCCGAGTTCGAGCACGCCGTAGGCGACACTGCCGAGCACGGCCTCGTCCAGCACCTCACCACCGCTGCGCACCGTCATCAGATCGCCGAGGCCCTGGTCGAAGACGAGCTCCGGGGGGACGCGGGAGTCGATGCACCCGAGGACGAGGGCGAAGGGGTGCTGCGCCGTCGCCAGGGCCTGACGGACGGCGGGTGATTCGTCGGGGTGCCGCTCGCGGTAGGTGCGCCAGCGCAGATTGCCCGCCGCCAGTTCCCGCAGCGCCTCGTCGGGGGTGCCGGGCCGAGGACGGGTGCCGGCGGGGGTCGCCGAGGCGGGGGTCGCGCCGAGCGTGAGGCCGGCGCCGAGAGCCGCGGCACCGGTGAGCCCGGCACGCAGAAGTGCGCGGCGCCCGGCTCTGTGGGGAGTGTCTTGAGAGTTCACGGCGACGAACGTATGTCCGAGTCCGGGGCTGGTCCGTCGCGTTGCCAAACCATGGTGAAGCGCGGGGAAAGCGTGACGTGATCTTGGGTGGATCTTGGTCTTCCCTGGTGCCGTCCTTGGTTCGGCGGTCTCGGCAACTGCCTTGCTGTGCACTGCATTTGAGACAACCTGGCTCGAGAGAAGGTGCAGACCTGATCCCAGGAGAGCCCTTTCCGCAGGCTGTGCGGGAGTCGTCGCGGACACCGGAGCGTGGAATGAGTCAGGGCGGGAACCGCCCTTGTTCGGCCCGTTGATAGTTCAACGTGCCCGCTGCGAGAATCCCCGTCCCGACCCCGTAGTGACCATTCGCGTCACGCGAATTTCCGGTGCACGAATTCCCCACGAAGTCCGCACAGAGCGTGGCTCTGGCCTGCCTCCGCGCAAAGCAGCGAAGAAGGTGCATTGTGTCACGGCACTCCCTGCCGTTCGGCGTGCCGCCGCCGAACTCCGAAACTCCCCGTGAATCCACGGGGCGATCGACGGTGGCGCACGATCCCGCCTATCGGACACTCCGCCACACCCACCGCCGGTTCGGAGTGCGGGCCACGGCCGTCGCCGTCGGCGGATTCCTGGCGTACGTCCTGCTGTCCAGCTTCGTTCCCG
Above is a window of Streptomyces sp. NBC_00490 DNA encoding:
- a CDS encoding nucleoside deaminase, giving the protein MIDIAKQFHLALPAWIDDELADVPAVVPGRDERMRLVHRLADRNWREGNGGPFAALVAERDTGRIVSVGVNVVLASGVSSAHAEVLALGLAQTATGGWDLGGDGLPAHELVVNWRPCIQCYGATMWSGVRGLVVAGEGPELEVITTFDEGPLGADWAQQFAARGIEVVGDVLRDEALAVFRAYRKAVDEGDGVVYNARGGAE
- a CDS encoding sugar phosphate isomerase/epimerase family protein — translated: MTAPRFATDIITFYHPDFWGLASADAVREWALAHPGLFWARVMDALADAGVTGIELTFAPGDIDSALRAFGSAPAFRGELAARGLSVVSAFIAGSDAPDWRHGDNLPAIVADAERRAAFLAETGGELLVAGLPMRTTYGTRPPFFVDAVYMTRMADIAHAVGEAVARHGVKLAFHTESHSTLWYERDIDLFMALTDPRYVWLCPDSCHIALGGGDPVAVAHRHAPRIALAHWKDAVRPIDVHLTVDDTIYAQQQPYMTELGDGIVDWPGWAAAMSRTPGAGTVLIELDEAADPVAALRAGTAVARAAWSANA
- a CDS encoding VOC family protein, which produces MSLDLFAGIAVSDYTAALAWYEQLLGTPPAFFPNDTEAVWELAEHRYIYIEHLPARAGNALNTLFVDDLDTRVAAIADRGLEPTKRETYSNGVRKITYHDPDGNEIGLGGGPAPT
- a CDS encoding hydrolase; translation: MLGLGNSPRRFTTAVTVFGLLATGAAVQASTAGPAAAATTHRVLFDNAHAETAGNADWIVSTSQPDPTGEDSSPSGETDWTGALSSWGVALQKTGDYALDTLPSGAALTYGGSSATDLSNFDTLVLPEPNTLFTTAEKTAIMNFVKNGGGLFMISDHTGADRNNDGEDAVEILNDLMTNNSVDSTDPFGLSIDSLSISSGYPAAISDSTDPVLHGSFGTVTKSLIASGTTATLKPADNSAVKGLLYRSGYSGTTGAFFATSTFGSGKIAFWGDSSPIDDGTGQSGNTLYDGWNDTGATNAALALNATAWLSS
- a CDS encoding carbonic anhydrase; the encoded protein is MNSQDTPHRAGRRALLRAGLTGAAALGAGLTLGATPASATPAGTRPRPGTPDEALRELAAGNLRWRTYRERHPDESPAVRQALATAQHPFALVLGCIDSRVPPELVFDQGLGDLMTVRSGGEVLDEAVLGSVAYGVLELGIPLVLVLGHQSCGAVKAAVETDVSGAQLPAHIQYLADQIRPNIDRTKDGAARVDATIDANVRAVRSRIAAEPDLAAKVAAGELAVVGARYELTTQLVHRLS